The Paraburkholderia sabiae genome includes a region encoding these proteins:
- the tssF gene encoding type VI secretion system baseplate subunit TssF, with the protein MEELLPYYERELSFLRRYSRDFAERYPKIAARLAMTGEHCEDPHVERMIESFALLGARINKKLDDDYPEFTEALFEVLYPHYLRPFPSCSIAQFGVSSGIGNLTQPVTVERGTEVKSRPIRGVQCRFRTAYDVTLAPIRISEGKYISVAMAPSATVLPANATGMLSITIESTAPQLDLGALKLSTLRAHLHGEQSFVAALSDCLFMHALAAYVEPDRNGVWKALKNVPVVQAGFDEQDALIDYPAKSHPAYRLLTEYFAFPDKFSFADVDLASMLRASGRCQRITLHVVLKDVRGDSNIARLLDAMSAQHLRLFCTPVVNLFRQHGEPIRISHQAVSYPVVAEARRAFAYEVYSIDSVKLVRQQAQGESVTEFRPFYSLHHGETAHAGHYWFARRNDWVAQKSPGYETEISIVDIDFEPAAPQTDTLSVDLTCTNRDLPAQLAAGLEGGDLFLEGGSLASTLTLLRRPTPSVRFERGRSAHWRLISHLALNHVSLAGSGLAALKEMLALYDLRRTAVSARHVDGIVGIDQRAAVQWLPGNPFATFVRGIEVRLTVDEEHFVGASLASFVGVIDRFFGLYVHLNSFVQLVVVSKRTGEEILRCKPRSGESILV; encoded by the coding sequence ATGGAAGAACTGCTGCCGTATTACGAGCGAGAGTTGTCGTTTCTGCGGCGTTATTCGCGCGATTTCGCCGAGCGCTATCCGAAGATCGCTGCGCGCCTCGCGATGACGGGCGAGCATTGCGAAGATCCGCATGTCGAGCGGATGATCGAGTCGTTCGCGCTATTGGGCGCGCGAATCAACAAGAAGCTCGACGACGATTACCCCGAGTTCACCGAAGCGCTTTTCGAAGTGCTTTACCCGCATTATCTGCGGCCATTTCCTTCGTGTTCGATTGCGCAATTCGGCGTGTCGAGCGGTATCGGCAATCTGACGCAACCGGTAACCGTCGAACGCGGCACTGAAGTCAAATCGCGTCCTATCCGCGGTGTGCAGTGCCGGTTTCGCACAGCCTATGACGTTACGCTCGCGCCCATTCGCATTTCAGAAGGAAAGTACATATCAGTCGCCATGGCGCCCAGCGCGACCGTGCTGCCCGCCAACGCGACAGGCATGCTGTCGATCACGATCGAATCGACCGCACCGCAACTCGATCTCGGCGCGTTGAAGCTGAGTACTTTGCGCGCGCATTTGCACGGCGAGCAATCGTTCGTCGCGGCATTGTCCGACTGTCTTTTCATGCACGCACTCGCGGCCTACGTCGAGCCCGATCGTAACGGCGTATGGAAAGCACTAAAGAACGTCCCCGTCGTACAGGCAGGCTTCGACGAACAGGATGCGTTGATCGACTATCCGGCGAAGTCACATCCTGCTTATCGGCTGTTGACCGAGTACTTTGCGTTTCCGGACAAGTTCAGTTTCGCCGACGTCGATCTCGCGTCGATGCTGCGTGCAAGCGGCCGTTGTCAGCGGATCACGCTGCACGTCGTGCTGAAAGACGTGCGCGGCGATTCGAATATCGCGCGCCTGCTCGATGCGATGTCGGCGCAGCATCTGCGGCTCTTCTGCACTCCCGTCGTGAATCTTTTCAGGCAACACGGCGAGCCGATCCGCATCAGTCATCAGGCCGTGTCGTATCCCGTGGTCGCGGAAGCGCGCCGCGCATTCGCGTACGAGGTGTACTCGATCGATTCGGTGAAGCTCGTGCGCCAGCAGGCGCAGGGCGAATCGGTGACGGAGTTTCGCCCGTTCTATTCGCTGCATCACGGCGAGACGGCTCACGCGGGCCACTACTGGTTTGCGCGCCGCAACGACTGGGTCGCGCAAAAAAGTCCGGGCTACGAGACGGAAATCTCAATCGTCGATATCGACTTCGAACCGGCCGCGCCGCAAACGGACACGCTCAGCGTCGACCTCACGTGTACGAACCGCGATCTGCCCGCGCAACTCGCGGCAGGCTTGGAAGGCGGCGATCTGTTCCTCGAAGGCGGCTCGCTTGCGAGCACGTTGACGCTGTTGCGCAGACCCACGCCGAGCGTTCGCTTCGAACGGGGCCGCTCCGCGCACTGGCGCCTGATTTCGCACCTCGCGCTCAATCACGTTTCGCTGGCGGGCAGCGGCCTTGCAGCGCTAAAGGAAATGCTCGCGCTGTACGACTTGCGGCGCACGGCGGTGTCGGCGCGCCATGTCGACGGTATTGTCGGTATCGATCAGCGCGCGGCCGTGCAATGGTTGCCGGGCAATCCGTTCGCGACGTTCGTTCGCGGCATCGAAGTGCGCCTGACCGTCGATGAAGAGCATTTCGTCGGCGCGAGTCTCGCTTCATTTGTCGGTGTGATCGATCGATTCTTTGGGCTGTATGTGCATCTGAACAGCTTTGTGCAACTGGTCGTCGTGTCGAAGCGCACAGGCGAGGAGATCTTGCGATGCAAACCGCGCAGCGGCGAATCGATCCTGGTGTAG
- a CDS encoding tetratricopeptide repeat protein: MKNRLFTSLSGAVLVCGMIAGCATQGNSTPPTPEAFNKALSDADTVAKNGDQDRAIALYQQLAKTDPTREEPWSRIAQIQFAQAHYGQAIVAAQEALQRDQTDRQAKSVLAVAGLRVATQSLGELRQDAALAGDAKSDAQTLAKQLRDTLGEATLFPPDPNDKPAPKKRRIVRHVAKQAPKANDSADTGAAAPAANAPAQAPAAAPAAPAKAAQSGGASDPFSALR; this comes from the coding sequence ATGAAAAATCGGCTCTTTACCAGTCTTTCTGGGGCAGTGCTGGTATGCGGCATGATTGCCGGATGCGCCACGCAGGGAAACTCCACTCCGCCGACGCCTGAAGCATTTAATAAGGCGCTCAGCGACGCAGATACCGTCGCGAAGAATGGCGATCAGGATCGCGCCATCGCGCTTTATCAGCAATTGGCCAAAACCGATCCGACGCGTGAAGAGCCGTGGTCGCGCATTGCGCAGATCCAGTTCGCGCAAGCTCACTACGGTCAGGCCATCGTCGCCGCTCAGGAAGCGCTGCAACGCGATCAAACCGATCGTCAGGCGAAGAGCGTGCTGGCCGTGGCCGGTCTGCGCGTCGCCACGCAATCACTCGGCGAACTGCGTCAGGATGCGGCGCTCGCGGGCGACGCGAAGTCGGACGCACAGACGCTTGCGAAGCAGCTGCGCGACACGCTCGGCGAAGCGACGCTGTTCCCGCCTGATCCGAACGACAAGCCTGCCCCGAAGAAGCGCCGCATCGTTCGTCACGTCGCCAAACAGGCACCGAAGGCAAACGATTCCGCGGATACGGGCGCCGCTGCGCCTGCCGCGAATGCGCCTGCACAGGCGCCCGCCGCTGCACCCGCAGCGCCCGCCAAAGCGGCGCAAAGCGGCGGCGCGTCCGATCCTTTTAGCGCGCTGCGCTGA
- the tssE gene encoding type VI secretion system baseplate subunit TssE: MKRFEPSFFDKLFDDEPHLPAPAAMRQLSLEELKSNVARDVEAILNTRIALTEAELAALPECQRSVLTYGLNDFSGLSLASHYDRMFICKSIQQAIGRHEPRLQQVAVTLELNEQSTNALYFAIQALLVVHPAEEPVSFDAMLHPSTLQYSVTRARAKL, translated from the coding sequence ATGAAGCGATTCGAACCCAGTTTCTTCGACAAGCTGTTCGACGACGAACCGCATCTGCCGGCACCCGCCGCGATGCGGCAATTGTCGCTGGAAGAATTGAAGTCGAATGTCGCACGCGATGTCGAAGCGATCCTCAACACGCGCATTGCATTGACGGAAGCCGAACTTGCCGCGTTGCCCGAGTGCCAGCGCTCGGTGCTCACTTACGGCCTGAACGACTTTTCGGGCTTGAGTCTCGCGAGTCACTACGATCGCATGTTCATCTGCAAGTCGATCCAGCAGGCGATCGGGCGTCATGAGCCGCGTCTGCAGCAGGTCGCGGTGACACTCGAATTGAACGAGCAGTCGACCAATGCACTGTACTTTGCGATTCAGGCTTTGCTGGTCGTGCATCCGGCGGAAGAGCCGGTGAGTTTCGACGCGATGCTGCATCCGTCGACGTTGCAATACTCGGTGACGCGCGCACGCGCGAAGCTGTGA
- the tssJ gene encoding type VI secretion system lipoprotein TssJ, which translates to MNTRAIRVASLIVLSAAGSALLGGCAAGVSVLGAAASSALQAAGIGKPDVPDSQKPPRNIGLTLYAAPNLNAANDRRPLALVVRLYTLKDPTSFQQAPFDTFTDPAKEKSTLGGDLLGVREVTLIPGQRYNVTEKVSREAQAFGIVALFRDPAMQRWKFAFDPGKSEKSGIMIGLHNCAMTVTNGTVIPPEQGLPAQPLNLLSSVSCG; encoded by the coding sequence ATGAATACGCGTGCTATCCGGGTTGCATCGCTAATCGTATTGAGCGCGGCTGGAAGCGCGCTGCTCGGGGGCTGCGCCGCGGGTGTCAGCGTGCTCGGCGCGGCCGCCTCGTCGGCCTTGCAGGCTGCGGGAATCGGCAAGCCCGACGTGCCGGATTCGCAAAAGCCGCCGCGCAATATCGGTTTAACACTTTATGCCGCGCCCAATCTGAATGCCGCAAACGACAGGCGGCCGCTCGCACTCGTCGTCCGCCTCTATACGCTGAAAGACCCCACTTCTTTTCAACAGGCGCCTTTCGACACGTTCACCGATCCAGCGAAAGAGAAAAGCACATTGGGCGGCGATCTGCTGGGCGTCCGGGAAGTGACGCTCATTCCCGGCCAGCGCTATAACGTCACCGAAAAGGTTTCGCGCGAGGCGCAGGCATTCGGTATCGTCGCGCTATTCCGCGATCCGGCAATGCAGCGCTGGAAGTTCGCGTTCGATCCTGGAAAGTCGGAGAAATCCGGCATAATGATCGGGCTGCATAACTGTGCAATGACGGTGACAAACGGAACCGTCATACCGCCCGAACAGGGATTGCCCGCGCAACCGTTGAATTTGCTGTCGTCGGTGAGTTGCGGTTAA
- a CDS encoding GNAT family N-acetyltransferase, whose protein sequence is MTDIQPARFPDDLDVVRAVFRAYADSLGIDLSFQSFDEELAALPGKYAPPGGTILLARNEAHVIGCVALRAFEYDVCEMKRLYVRPEGRGQQLGRRLAQAIVRAAKDAGYRKMRLDTLPTMQSAQRLYASMGFRPISAYVFNPVEGTQFLELDL, encoded by the coding sequence ATGACCGATATCCAGCCCGCCCGTTTCCCCGACGATCTCGACGTCGTGCGCGCCGTCTTCCGCGCATACGCCGATAGTCTCGGCATCGATCTGAGCTTTCAGTCGTTCGACGAAGAACTGGCCGCGCTGCCCGGCAAATATGCGCCTCCCGGCGGCACGATCCTGCTCGCACGCAACGAAGCACACGTTATCGGCTGTGTCGCGCTGCGTGCGTTCGAATACGACGTCTGCGAAATGAAGCGCCTCTATGTGCGTCCGGAAGGCCGTGGGCAACAGCTCGGCAGACGTCTCGCACAAGCCATCGTGCGCGCTGCAAAAGACGCGGGCTACAGGAAGATGCGGCTCGACACGCTGCCGACGATGCAGTCCGCGCAACGGCTCTATGCGTCGATGGGGTTCAGGCCGATTTCAGCGTATGTGTTCAATCCCGTAGAAGGCACGCAGTTTCTGGAACTCGATTTGTGA
- the tssK gene encoding type VI secretion system baseplate subunit TssK — protein MSYSAKVLWGEGLFLRPQHFQRQDAYHEARLFESIQAIQPYNWGVRSVRFDRDALGSNVLRASELSLVFPDGALYAAPQADDLPPPVALDTLPDGINEFTFYLALHPVRETGQNYATEGDGFVSRYVSKQGVVPDHFTDAAEADITFLKTSVKLIAHSEPRDQLLSVPLVRVRRTATSGFELDESFVPPCLAIDASPLLHQRLRQLIDALQAKVNALYGFHREPTKNIIEFRSGDIASFWLLHTASAAFAALAHLYQHSALHPERLFQELLRLAGQLMTFSKGYALADLPAYRHDDPGPGFARLDGMLRDLLETVISTRYFAIALEEVRPSFHAGRLDSGKIDDKTQFFLAVSADLPAVELVDAVPARFKVGAPDDVDKLVLSAMPGVRLAYTPQVPPAIPVRPGACYFALEARGALYERMLQARSTMIYAPSGLNDLKLELIAVTP, from the coding sequence ATGAGTTATTCCGCAAAGGTGCTCTGGGGGGAAGGCCTTTTTCTGAGGCCGCAGCATTTCCAGCGACAGGATGCGTACCACGAGGCGCGTCTGTTCGAATCGATCCAGGCGATTCAGCCGTACAACTGGGGCGTGCGTTCGGTGCGCTTCGACCGCGATGCGCTCGGCAGCAACGTGCTGCGCGCGAGCGAACTGTCGCTTGTGTTTCCCGACGGCGCGCTCTATGCCGCGCCGCAGGCCGACGATCTGCCGCCGCCCGTCGCGCTCGACACGCTGCCCGACGGCATCAACGAATTCACGTTTTACCTTGCGCTGCATCCCGTGCGCGAAACGGGGCAGAATTATGCGACGGAAGGCGACGGCTTCGTGTCGCGCTATGTCAGCAAGCAGGGCGTCGTGCCCGATCATTTCACCGACGCCGCCGAAGCCGACATCACGTTTCTCAAGACCAGCGTGAAGCTGATCGCGCATAGCGAACCGCGCGACCAGTTGCTGTCGGTGCCGCTCGTGCGTGTGCGCCGCACGGCAACGTCCGGTTTCGAACTCGACGAATCGTTCGTGCCGCCGTGTCTTGCGATCGATGCATCGCCGCTGTTGCATCAACGGCTGCGCCAGCTGATCGACGCGTTGCAGGCGAAGGTCAATGCACTGTATGGCTTTCATCGCGAGCCGACGAAGAACATCATTGAATTCCGCTCCGGCGACATTGCATCGTTCTGGTTGCTGCATACGGCGAGCGCCGCATTCGCCGCGCTCGCGCATCTGTATCAGCATTCCGCGCTGCATCCTGAACGGCTGTTTCAGGAACTGCTGCGGCTCGCGGGTCAGTTGATGACGTTCTCGAAGGGTTATGCGCTCGCCGATCTGCCTGCGTATCGTCACGACGATCCCGGTCCGGGCTTCGCGCGGCTCGACGGCATGTTGCGCGATCTGCTCGAGACAGTGATCTCGACGCGCTACTTCGCGATCGCGCTCGAAGAAGTGCGGCCCTCGTTCCACGCGGGGCGACTCGACTCCGGCAAGATCGACGACAAGACGCAGTTCTTCCTCGCGGTGTCGGCGGACTTGCCCGCTGTCGAACTCGTCGATGCGGTGCCCGCGCGTTTCAAGGTCGGCGCGCCCGACGACGTCGACAAGCTCGTTCTCTCCGCGATGCCCGGCGTGAGGCTCGCGTACACGCCGCAAGTGCCGCCCGCGATACCCGTGCGGCCGGGCGCATGCTACTTCGCGCTGGAAGCACGCGGCGCGCTGTATGAGCGCATGTTGCAGGCCCGTTCGACGATGATCTACGCGCCGTCGGGACTCAACGATCTCAAACTCGAACTGATCGCGGTCACACCATGA
- the tssG gene encoding type VI secretion system baseplate subunit TssG, translating to MQTAQRRIDPGVVEQLLDEPHRFEFFQAVRLLEKWFGQEASQRPGDVVAQRMTFRTTLSLAFPPSEIQGAVSYDEEGGALNDKAQRTAALADDAIGKVDLTPAFFGLLGGQGALPLNYTEQLINREQLTRDRAAREFFDIFSNRATALFYAAWKKYRLPFHYELDRDGRYLPLLLSLAGVSDADTRASLQRGKGALFDEAIAGHALAARHRPVSAAYLQRNLSEYFNVPVHVEQFVGKWYDVPRDQLTVLGSVNATLGATALAGTRVWQRDLRVRLLIGPLKKADYEAFLPGAERAIALERMLTLLAGVTLEYEVKLILRHEDVGPSILGKGSRLGWDAFLCTHEVREDRADARYELHVIH from the coding sequence ATGCAAACCGCGCAGCGGCGAATCGATCCTGGTGTAGTCGAGCAACTGCTCGACGAGCCGCATCGCTTCGAGTTCTTTCAGGCGGTGCGGTTGCTGGAAAAGTGGTTTGGGCAGGAAGCGTCGCAGCGTCCCGGCGATGTCGTCGCGCAACGCATGACGTTTCGAACGACGCTGTCGCTCGCGTTTCCGCCGAGCGAAATTCAGGGCGCGGTGTCGTACGACGAAGAGGGCGGCGCGCTAAACGACAAGGCTCAACGCACGGCAGCGCTCGCAGACGACGCGATCGGCAAGGTCGATCTGACGCCCGCATTCTTCGGCCTGCTCGGCGGACAGGGTGCGCTGCCGCTGAACTACACGGAACAGCTGATTAACCGCGAGCAGTTGACGCGCGATCGCGCCGCACGCGAGTTCTTCGACATTTTCTCGAATCGCGCGACGGCGCTCTTCTACGCGGCATGGAAGAAGTACCGCTTGCCGTTTCATTACGAACTCGATCGCGATGGACGCTACTTGCCGTTGCTGCTGTCGCTCGCGGGTGTTTCGGATGCGGACACGCGTGCGAGCCTGCAAAGGGGCAAAGGCGCGCTGTTCGATGAAGCGATTGCGGGCCACGCACTGGCTGCGCGTCATCGGCCGGTATCGGCTGCGTATTTGCAGCGCAATCTGTCCGAGTACTTCAACGTGCCCGTGCATGTCGAGCAGTTCGTCGGCAAATGGTACGACGTGCCGCGCGATCAGTTGACGGTACTCGGCAGCGTCAATGCGACGCTCGGCGCAACCGCACTGGCGGGCACGCGCGTGTGGCAGCGCGATTTGCGCGTGCGTCTGCTGATCGGTCCATTGAAGAAAGCCGACTATGAAGCCTTCTTGCCCGGTGCGGAACGCGCGATCGCGCTGGAGCGCATGCTGACGCTGCTGGCGGGCGTTACGCTCGAATACGAAGTCAAGCTGATACTCCGGCACGAAGACGTCGGACCGAGCATTCTCGGCAAGGGCTCGCGTCTAGGCTGGGACGCGTTCCTTTGCACGCACGAGGTACGCGAGGATCGTGCGGATGCCCGCTACGAACTCCACGTGATTCACTGA
- the tssC gene encoding type VI secretion system contractile sheath large subunit, whose translation MNQQAAAAQYSDAQAGERASLLDEIVEKSKVAKSESEHARAKDLIGELVNQVLDGTVIVSDNLSATIDARVAELDRLISDQLSAVMHAPEFQRMESTWRGLDYLCKESNTGSTIKIKALHAPKRDLVRDFKTAIEFDQSALFKKVYEEEFGTFGGSPFGTLIGDFEVTRQPEDMYFIEQMSHVAAAAHAPFITSASPELLGLESFADLGKPRDLGKVFDTVEYAKWKSFRDAEDSRYVGLTLPRFLGRLPFNPKDGATAEGFNFVEDVDGTDHSKYLWCNAAWAFAARLTAAFDDFGWCAAIRGVEGGGLVEDLPTHTFKTDDGEIALKCPTEIAITDRREKELSDLGFIPLVHCKNSDYAAFFAAQSVQKPKKYNTDSANANSVLSAQLQYIFSVSRVAHYLKAMMRDKIGSFASAQNVEVFLNRWISQYVLLDDNASQEQKAQFPLREASIQVAEIPGKPGSYRSVAFLRPHFQLDELSISLRLVADLPKPAN comes from the coding sequence ATGAATCAGCAAGCGGCTGCAGCCCAATACTCCGACGCGCAGGCAGGCGAACGCGCATCGCTTCTCGATGAAATCGTCGAGAAGAGCAAGGTAGCGAAGTCCGAGTCCGAACATGCGCGCGCGAAAGATCTGATCGGCGAACTCGTGAATCAGGTACTCGACGGCACGGTGATCGTGTCGGATAACCTGTCCGCGACGATCGATGCGCGCGTCGCCGAACTCGATCGCCTCATTTCCGATCAGTTGAGCGCCGTGATGCACGCGCCCGAGTTCCAGCGCATGGAAAGCACGTGGCGCGGCCTCGACTATCTGTGCAAGGAAAGCAATACGGGTTCGACGATCAAGATCAAGGCGCTGCATGCGCCGAAGCGCGACCTCGTTCGCGACTTCAAGACGGCGATCGAATTCGATCAGAGCGCGCTCTTCAAGAAGGTCTATGAAGAAGAGTTCGGCACATTCGGCGGTTCGCCGTTCGGCACGCTGATCGGCGACTTCGAAGTGACGCGCCAGCCGGAAGATATGTACTTCATCGAGCAGATGTCGCACGTCGCGGCAGCCGCGCACGCGCCGTTCATCACATCGGCGTCGCCGGAACTGCTCGGGCTCGAAAGTTTCGCCGATCTCGGCAAGCCGCGCGATCTCGGCAAGGTCTTCGATACCGTCGAATACGCCAAGTGGAAGTCGTTCCGCGACGCGGAAGACTCGCGCTATGTCGGCCTGACGCTGCCGCGTTTTCTCGGCCGTCTGCCGTTCAATCCGAAAGACGGCGCAACGGCGGAAGGCTTCAATTTCGTCGAGGACGTCGACGGCACCGATCACAGCAAGTACCTGTGGTGTAACGCGGCGTGGGCATTCGCTGCGCGCCTGACGGCCGCATTCGACGACTTCGGCTGGTGCGCGGCGATTCGCGGCGTGGAAGGCGGCGGTCTGGTCGAAGATCTGCCGACTCACACGTTCAAGACCGACGACGGCGAAATCGCACTGAAGTGTCCGACTGAAATCGCGATCACCGATCGCCGCGAGAAAGAACTGAGCGATCTCGGTTTCATTCCGCTCGTCCATTGCAAGAACTCCGACTACGCTGCGTTTTTCGCCGCGCAGTCCGTACAGAAGCCGAAAAAATACAACACCGATAGCGCGAATGCGAACTCCGTATTGTCCGCGCAATTGCAGTACATCTTCTCGGTATCGCGCGTTGCGCATTACCTGAAGGCGATGATGCGCGACAAGATCGGCAGCTTTGCATCGGCGCAAAACGTCGAAGTGTTTCTGAACCGCTGGATTTCGCAATACGTGCTGCTCGACGATAACGCGAGCCAGGAACAGAAGGCGCAGTTCCCGCTGCGCGAGGCATCGATTCAGGTCGCGGAAATTCCGGGCAAACCCGGCTCGTATCGTTCGGTCGCGTTCCTGCGTCCGCACTTTCAGCTGGATGAGCTTTCCATTTCGCTGCGGCTTGTGGCGGATCTGCCGAAACCGGCAAATTGA
- a CDS encoding Hcp family type VI secretion system effector, protein MKDIYLKFGNPAIKGESADKDHQGWIEIDSWTHAIKQPRSATASTAGGHTSERCEHADMEFTKDIDVVSPLLYQHASGGTTFDEVTIDFMRSDGEGNRIKYLEVKLKYVIISSITPSVIGEGLPSEAFSLKYAAVQWKYTQQKIGGNQGGNAQGAWSLTKNDKTYAV, encoded by the coding sequence ATGAAGGACATCTACTTAAAGTTCGGCAATCCCGCAATCAAGGGCGAATCTGCCGACAAGGACCATCAAGGCTGGATCGAAATCGATTCGTGGACGCATGCGATCAAGCAGCCGCGTTCGGCGACGGCATCGACGGCGGGTGGTCACACGTCGGAGCGTTGCGAGCACGCGGACATGGAATTCACGAAAGACATCGACGTCGTGAGTCCGCTGCTGTATCAGCACGCTTCGGGCGGTACGACGTTCGACGAAGTGACGATCGACTTCATGCGCTCGGATGGCGAAGGCAATCGCATCAAGTACCTCGAAGTGAAGCTCAAGTACGTGATCATTTCGAGCATCACGCCGAGCGTCATTGGTGAAGGCCTGCCCTCGGAAGCCTTCTCGCTGAAGTACGCTGCTGTGCAATGGAAGTACACGCAGCAGAAGATCGGCGGCAATCAGGGCGGCAATGCGCAAGGCGCATGGAGCCTGACGAAGAACGACAAGACGTACGCGGTCTGA
- the tssB gene encoding type VI secretion system contractile sheath small subunit yields MAKKESIQKRLQKVRPPRVQLTYEVERGDAIEVKELPFVVGVVADLAGQSEIEQPKLRDRKFVSIDRDNFDDVMKAIEPRAAFQIENRLSDAGGKFGVDLRFRSMSDFNPDEVVAQIEPLRRLLEARSKLADLRNKLAGNDKLEDLLGEVLKNTQQLQTLAGTTQRTEGDDAPDENK; encoded by the coding sequence ATGGCCAAGAAAGAAAGTATTCAGAAGCGCTTGCAAAAAGTGCGGCCGCCGCGCGTTCAACTGACCTACGAGGTCGAACGCGGCGATGCGATCGAAGTGAAGGAACTGCCGTTCGTCGTCGGCGTGGTTGCCGATCTCGCCGGTCAATCGGAAATCGAACAACCGAAGCTGCGCGATCGCAAGTTCGTCAGTATCGACCGCGACAATTTCGACGACGTGATGAAGGCGATCGAGCCGCGCGCGGCGTTTCAGATCGAAAACCGCCTGAGCGATGCGGGCGGCAAGTTCGGTGTCGATCTGCGTTTCCGTTCGATGTCCGACTTCAATCCCGACGAAGTGGTCGCGCAGATCGAACCGCTGCGCCGTCTTCTCGAAGCGCGTTCGAAGCTCGCTGACCTGCGTAACAAGCTGGCGGGCAACGACAAGCTCGAAGATCTGCTTGGCGAAGTGCTGAAGAACACGCAGCAATTGCAGACGCTCGCGGGCACGACGCAACGCACGGAAGGCGACGACGCGCCTGACGAGAACAAGTAA
- the icmH gene encoding type IVB secretion system protein IcmH/DotU — protein sequence MSYAPSLFDTNTQPSAMPPSALQPSYQVRSLLDLLYDGFFMLFLLKNGREPGNASEFMSRIQQFLNDFERGAKKLDVAAEDAYAAKFAFCAAVDELVLSSPFSIRTEWERRPLQLALFGEQLAGEKFFQHLEECRAQGAVRLQSLEVFHMCLLLGFQGKYLLEGPEKLAYLTARLGDEIAHMKGKRAPFAPHWSLPDQIAHRLKREVPLWTIGAVFALVGLVAFLGLNTYLKDATLRTLAPYSQIIRLGPQSANLTISLP from the coding sequence ATGAGCTACGCCCCTTCGCTGTTCGATACCAACACGCAGCCGTCCGCAATGCCGCCGTCGGCATTGCAGCCGAGCTATCAGGTTCGCTCGCTGCTCGATCTGCTGTACGACGGCTTTTTCATGCTGTTCCTGCTGAAAAATGGTCGCGAGCCGGGCAATGCCAGCGAGTTCATGAGCCGCATCCAGCAGTTCCTTAACGATTTCGAGCGCGGTGCGAAGAAGCTCGATGTCGCGGCAGAAGACGCGTACGCAGCCAAGTTCGCGTTCTGCGCGGCCGTTGACGAACTGGTGTTGTCGTCGCCGTTTTCGATTCGTACGGAATGGGAACGTCGTCCGCTGCAACTTGCGTTGTTCGGCGAACAGCTTGCAGGCGAGAAGTTCTTTCAGCACCTGGAAGAGTGCCGCGCGCAAGGTGCTGTGCGGCTGCAATCGCTCGAAGTGTTTCATATGTGCCTGCTGCTGGGCTTTCAGGGCAAGTATCTGCTCGAAGGACCAGAGAAACTTGCGTATCTGACGGCGCGTCTCGGCGATGAGATCGCGCACATGAAGGGCAAGCGCGCGCCGTTTGCGCCGCATTGGTCGCTGCCCGATCAGATCGCGCACCGGCTCAAACGCGAAGTGCCGCTGTGGACGATCGGCGCGGTGTTTGCGCTCGTCGGGCTCGTTGCGTTTCTCGGGCTCAATACGTATCTGAAAGACGCGACGTTGCGCACGCTCGCGCCTTACTCGCAAATCATCCGGCTGGGTCCGCAATCGGCGAATCTGACGATTTCGCTGCCTTGA